Proteins from one Methanobrevibacter millerae genomic window:
- a CDS encoding glycosyltransferase family 2 protein — translation MVTFKDFLIKSKFNVKKAKLYEESYDKIMESGLFDKQYYLKAYPHVEKAGMDPLFHYLFYGASEFKSPSPTFNLKKYLQDYPEVTKNNLNPLIHYIDNGHEGFRMDKNPFALRREKIIDTNKLFLSNYEFETEPLVSIIILTRNGINHLKRLFKDFDEKTNYSNYEIIVVDNASGDESVSFLKSLDLPITVIENTENVSFSKGNNDAAKVANGEYLLLLNNDIEPTYGWLNELVGCMLENDNVGSVGAKLIFPYYEDMNNQPKSFTIQHAGVKFREERTPYIYGPYHEHMFSTMIFSSDVNHQKEVISNTAACLLVPKELYLELDGLDEGYFYGYEDIDFAFKLYKNGYKSIFNPFALLFHHESATRVEDVAEKNRLNYQNIMHFYDKWGDFIFKEILTEKLNNENFFTNKKLDFCIVSKNDEFITKLVKDLNNMGFNVKIVPCLKDWDIGDHCDILISNDKNYDVEKLICRLNLIKVLISSDEDSRYDICLEKSDNYADDLLKAIKEKYL, via the coding sequence ATGGTAACGTTTAAGGATTTCTTAATAAAATCAAAATTCAATGTCAAAAAGGCAAAGCTTTATGAAGAAAGCTATGATAAGATAATGGAGTCAGGTCTCTTTGATAAACAGTATTATCTCAAGGCTTATCCTCACGTTGAAAAGGCAGGAATGGATCCTCTTTTCCATTATCTATTCTATGGAGCAAGCGAATTTAAGAGTCCTTCACCAACATTCAATCTAAAGAAATATCTGCAGGATTATCCGGAAGTTACAAAAAACAATCTGAACCCTCTGATTCACTACATAGACAATGGACATGAAGGATTTAGGATGGATAAGAATCCCTTTGCCTTGAGAAGAGAAAAGATTATAGATACAAATAAGTTATTCCTGTCCAATTACGAATTTGAAACGGAACCTCTCGTTTCCATTATCATTCTTACAAGAAACGGCATTAATCATTTAAAACGTTTATTTAAAGACTTTGATGAAAAGACCAACTATTCGAATTATGAAATAATCGTCGTCGACAATGCCTCAGGCGACGAATCCGTAAGTTTTTTGAAGTCACTGGACTTGCCTATTACGGTAATTGAAAATACAGAAAACGTCAGTTTTTCAAAAGGAAATAATGACGCTGCCAAAGTGGCAAACGGAGAATACCTGCTTTTGCTGAACAATGATATTGAGCCTACATACGGCTGGCTGAACGAGCTTGTAGGATGCATGCTTGAAAACGACAATGTGGGTTCAGTCGGAGCCAAACTGATATTTCCGTACTATGAAGACATGAATAATCAGCCCAAGTCGTTTACCATTCAGCATGCGGGCGTAAAATTTAGAGAAGAAAGAACTCCCTATATTTACGGTCCCTATCATGAGCACATGTTTTCGACCATGATATTTTCAAGCGACGTAAACCACCAAAAGGAAGTCATTTCCAATACCGCAGCATGCCTTTTGGTTCCTAAAGAGCTTTATCTGGAGCTTGATGGGCTTGATGAAGGATATTTCTACGGTTATGAGGACATCGATTTCGCATTTAAATTATACAAAAACGGTTACAAATCCATTTTCAATCCATTTGCATTATTGTTCCACCACGAATCAGCAACCCGTGTTGAAGACGTTGCGGAAAAAAACAGGCTGAATTATCAAAACATAATGCATTTCTATGATAAATGGGGAGATTTCATTTTTAAGGAGATCTTAACAGAAAAACTCAACAACGAGAATTTCTTCACCAACAAGAAACTTGATTTCTGTATCGTTTCCAAAAACGATGAATTTATAACTAAATTGGTGAAAGATTTAAACAATATGGGCTTCAACGTCAAAATAGTTCCCTGCCTGAAGGATTGGGACATTGGAGACCACTGCGACATATTAATATCCAACGATAAGAATTATGACGTTGAAAAATTAATCTGCAGATTGAACCTAATCAAGGTATTGATTTCTTCCGATGAAGATTCAAGATATGATATCTGCCTGGAAAAATCAGATAATTACGCTGATGACTTGTTAAAAGCTATTAAAGAGAAATATTTGTGA
- a CDS encoding glycosyltransferase family 2 protein produces the protein MNPQLSVIIPVYNGEKYLRQCLDSIVAQSIGIDNIEVIIVNDNSSDNSLSIINEYASKYDTFRVISNESNLGAGESRNIAINEVKTDYLTFIDCDDFISPNAYEDSLLKISENDADLLVFNWETYTGSDYVEPINIHQPNTDENVLLNSLEDNPKLIFSTASWNKIYHKSLYKFLKFSGGLYDDNLAVVSAIINASRIFLSKDATYFYRKNLTSTTENITPQHGLDLSESIRELYDLKNKFVNLLNVKFINDVLFWVYYYDWAIEDEISVISKLKECAYNVSDNDLDYFRTLYPDYEVYYKDDCLNLSSYDSETFLAKYKYFNRRLPKVKTFASLYVDEGNGFSEDSRLFMDYVPKIRNNVLTFDLSAFDNIVNIRFDPLEGAFIKSKINNVEVLQANCINSIDDELQIFSNLDPNYILNCEVNNELTIDFDLYFLNNDEIAGLFNLKDNIINEKNNIINEINKDTKKSRFNFLK, from the coding sequence ATGAATCCTCAATTAAGCGTTATCATTCCGGTTTACAATGGAGAAAAATATCTCAGGCAATGTTTAGATTCAATTGTCGCTCAAAGCATTGGCATTGACAATATTGAAGTGATTATAGTTAATGACAACTCCTCAGATAACAGTTTATCAATCATCAATGAATATGCATCAAAATACGATACTTTCAGGGTGATTTCCAATGAAAGCAACCTCGGCGCAGGCGAGTCAAGAAACATCGCCATTAATGAGGTCAAAACGGACTACCTGACATTCATTGACTGCGATGACTTCATATCTCCAAATGCCTATGAAGATTCATTATTGAAAATAAGTGAAAATGATGCTGACTTGCTCGTTTTCAACTGGGAGACATATACGGGAAGCGACTATGTGGAGCCGATTAACATACACCAGCCGAATACTGATGAGAACGTGCTTTTAAATTCACTTGAAGACAATCCCAAATTAATATTTTCAACGGCTTCATGGAATAAGATATATCACAAAAGTCTATACAAATTCCTGAAGTTCTCAGGAGGTTTGTACGATGACAATCTTGCCGTTGTAAGCGCCATAATTAACGCTTCCAGAATATTTTTATCAAAGGATGCGACTTACTTTTACAGAAAGAATTTAACATCAACCACGGAAAACATCACTCCGCAGCATGGGCTGGACTTGTCTGAGTCAATCCGTGAATTGTACGACCTGAAAAATAAATTCGTTAACCTGTTAAACGTCAAGTTCATTAATGACGTTCTATTCTGGGTTTATTATTATGACTGGGCAATCGAAGATGAGATTTCCGTAATTTCAAAGCTCAAGGAATGTGCCTACAACGTTTCAGATAATGATTTGGATTATTTCAGGACGCTATATCCTGACTATGAAGTTTATTACAAGGATGACTGTTTAAACTTAAGCAGTTATGACAGCGAAACCTTCCTGGCCAAATACAAGTATTTCAATCGCCGTTTGCCTAAAGTGAAGACTTTTGCAAGCTTATATGTCGATGAGGGAAACGGCTTCAGTGAAGATTCAAGATTATTCATGGATTATGTTCCCAAAATCAGAAATAACGTATTGACATTTGATTTAAGCGCATTTGACAATATCGTTAATATTCGTTTTGACCCGCTTGAAGGGGCATTCATCAAATCAAAAATCAACAATGTCGAGGTATTGCAGGCAAACTGCATAAACTCAATAGATGATGAGTTGCAGATTTTTTCGAACTTGGATCCCAATTATATTTTAAATTGTGAAGTTAATAATGAATTAACAATAGATTTTGACCTCTATTTCCTGAACAACGATGAAATAGCAGGTCTATTCAATTTAAAAGATAATATTATCAATGAAAAAAATAATATTATAAATGAGATTAACAAAGACACTAAGAAAAGCAGATTCAATTTTTTAAAGTAG
- a CDS encoding glycosyltransferase family 2 protein, with protein sequence MGIKISVVLPVYNVANYLRKCLDSLVNQTFKDFEVICVNDGSTDLSLSILEGYSLSDSRFKIITQENQGLSGARNTGIEQVEGEYVLFVDSDDWLEENALEVLYEHVKGFSSDITMFKFKYYNENTEEYSEGPFTNLEVIDPSFFTGNFYYMDVIDIIFKISHAPFNKLYKTSFLKENDAKFLYGSYYEDLEFFYKVFLKAKKVSVLPEYLYYYRIRDQSISTSGDEGSFDIFNILETTKQHFLDAKVYNQIKQDWLMFVIVNLKYVYLRLKEELKNQFIDVMKEKYYDYALNEVVYSEKWHYEDRAFHESIMMADNYKEFDLNYERVCNEILAKHYETLSNEYKKQIDELTAQNNQLREELGNASVKNKFKKIVKL encoded by the coding sequence ATGGGCATAAAGATTTCAGTGGTTTTACCGGTTTATAACGTTGCAAATTATCTTAGAAAATGTCTTGACAGCTTAGTTAATCAGACGTTTAAGGATTTTGAGGTAATATGCGTTAATGACGGGTCTACTGATTTATCTTTAAGTATCCTAGAAGGCTATTCACTTAGTGATTCAAGATTTAAAATAATTACTCAGGAAAATCAGGGCTTGAGTGGAGCCAGAAACACGGGAATCGAGCAAGTCGAAGGGGAATACGTTCTTTTCGTCGATTCTGATGACTGGCTTGAAGAAAATGCTTTGGAAGTATTGTATGAACATGTAAAGGGCTTCAGCTCAGACATTACAATGTTCAAGTTCAAGTATTACAATGAAAATACGGAAGAATATAGCGAAGGGCCTTTTACAAATCTGGAAGTAATTGATCCTTCTTTTTTCACAGGTAATTTTTATTATATGGATGTTATTGATATAATTTTTAAAATATCACATGCTCCTTTCAATAAACTCTATAAAACATCTTTTTTAAAGGAAAATGATGCCAAATTCCTATACGGTTCCTATTATGAGGATTTAGAGTTCTTTTATAAGGTATTTTTAAAGGCCAAAAAAGTGTCTGTTCTGCCGGAATACCTTTATTATTATCGCATCAGGGACCAGTCAATATCAACAAGCGGGGATGAAGGCTCATTTGACATATTCAACATACTGGAGACAACCAAGCAGCATTTCCTTGATGCAAAAGTTTACAATCAGATTAAGCAGGACTGGCTGATGTTCGTTATCGTTAATTTAAAGTATGTTTATTTAAGACTGAAAGAAGAGTTAAAAAATCAGTTCATAGATGTTATGAAAGAAAAATATTATGATTATGCATTGAATGAAGTAGTATACAGTGAAAAGTGGCATTATGAAGACAGGGCCTTTCATGAATCAATAATGATGGCCGATAACTATAAGGAATTTGATTTGAATTATGAAAGGGTATGCAATGAGATTTTAGCCAAGCATTATGAAACCCTGTCCAATGAATATAAAAAGCAGATTGACGAGCTGACAGCTCAAAACAATCAATTAAGAGAAGAATTGGGAAATGCTTCAGTCAAGAATAAATTTAAAAAAATAGTGAAATTATGA